The Rhodamnia argentea isolate NSW1041297 chromosome 10, ASM2092103v1, whole genome shotgun sequence sequence CGTGCGCTACCGTCCGGCGGCCTCCGGCAACCATTGAAAATGCTTATCTCAACGAGCCCTATCCGACTATATGCTCAAAACTAAATTTCATTAAATGAAAACACACAAAATTGACATGAACAAGAACGTTCGCCTATGATCATCGCGCGCCACCACTATTGAGGAACGTGTGGGCGTGTGTGGCAGATTTCGATGTCTCCTAGATGCGTGCAACCACCCATTTTTCTCGTATCAACGAGGCGAATCCAAATATGCAATCAAACATAATTTTTATAGGACAAAACTAACGAAAAGAAACCGGAACGGAATGCGTTTCGGTTCTCAATTAGgcagctctaataccaattatAAGGCCACGAATGTGGCACGCCCAATAATCATCCGGCTGGAATCAGAAACGGAACATGATAGAGATAAGAATGCATGCACCTTAATTAGAATCCATCGAAATTGAATGCAGAACGACAATGAATCAGAAACCCCAGTTCTCCCTCTCTATTCCCTCTCGGAGCATTGACCGATGAGATAACCACCCTTTAATCGAAAAGgtacattctgaattccgagaGTCGGGGCTAGAGGGAGGACTTGAGCCTTTATTTGGAGTCTTTAGCGCGAAACCGTTCATCACAGGTCGAGCCTAACTTGGCCTACACTAAGCCAACCCATATTAAACcaattaagaatctttatatcttaccttattaTACCAACCATGTTAATTGGtaaatgtcaattttaattaatgtaaGCCCACATAGAAAAAATCTTACATTATTAACCGGCGCTCACATGCTGAGATTTAGTTTCTCCTTGTTATATTTTTTGTCGGCTAGAAAGTTCCATTAGGTTGAATAGCCACCCTTGCTGCTAAATAAGCCTTCAACACTTAGCAAGTTTTATATTTATTGCATTTCACTGGGTTTCCGAAATAgcgtaaaaataaaaagtagtgCTTCGAATCATTGCTATTTGACTTGGACCTATTCTAAAAAAGTCGAGGCATTTTGAATTGGTTGGACCGTAGGTGAGATGATTTACTTCACGAGTGAGGTCTCTGGTTTAAAGAATCGAAGAGTTACATATGAATGTataaaaagaacttaattgtgTGAACAGAAAACTTAATATTGCTATTATAGGAATTACAAACCACCAATTCCACATTTTATAGGACCAAGAATCGGTCTTTTTTCAGCCTAAGTCGACAGTCAAAGACTTGAGCAATTCCTTGTGTCAATAATTATAGGTTAATGTATCTCGTGTATTTTGTTTACGATGTTTATTTACTCTTTATATATTTGCGGCCTCTCTATACCTAAGAATTTAAACTTTTGAGGTGAACATTTTAACATGGTATCATAATCAAGTTTTGCCACAGTTTATTTTGTGTGTTCAATCCCTCATTTGTTACATGCAACACGTGGTTACTAATCCGGCCTGCATGTGAGATGGGGATTAAAGTACCTCACATTACTTGTCTCAAGGTGTATATACTCTTCATATATATGTTGTCTCATTCACGTATAAGGTTAGGTTTttcgattgcactttctaaCATTATATTATGGATCGGAAGTTACATGTGTAATTATATTTTCCAGCAAAGCATCAACAACTTACAAAATGGTACATCATGCGTGCTACATTGAATTGCTTTGCTCGTGAAACACGAGGTGCAATTTTggttttaaaatttgtcaacacCAAAATAGTCAATTATCAGCACCTAACGAGTCAAACTATACAAAATTTAGTTTTAACGAGGCAATGACCAAGATCCAATTTATAATATCATTAGCTTGTGCCTAACACTCaatcacttatttttatttttattttggtcaggTTATATCctaatctattttattttacaaatcatATTGTGTAAGCTATGTGCTGTGTATAAATTGCGAAATTCTACTCTCTCACTTAGCCACCGTCATCCTTAACTCCAGAGAAGGTGGGGAATCGAAATCAATGATCTTAACTCTGACTGAATGTTTTTCTCCTGGTCCTCCTATAATCTAGGGCTGAGACTGCTGGGCAACAACTTTTTCTCCTCACAACATGTGAAGAGAGTATTTTATGGCGTTGTAAAAAGACGAGCCGGCGATTTTAAAGAGAAGAAGGTGAAATCACTTCTTCAACTTTTTGGGAAAACTTAATCTTTTTACACGtgtcaatgaaaaatgaaacaaaatgcTACTGATTCTTAAGATAAGgatctttaactttttttttttctcttagtaTTCGAGTTGCACTTTGATTCTCTTTCTCGACAAACCCTAGGTAGGCCAGGCATTAACAAGTGGTTGCGCAAATTGTTAATTGACATAACCTAACGATATATCCGATTTAGTACCATCTAAAACAAGTGGGAGGCTAATGGGGGTATCAGAACGTGATGACAATGgcaaataaatatttatttattacgtCGAGTGACGCACTAGATGCGTTCATCAATAGAGTAAAACTTAAATTCTTCTGagcatataataaaaaaaaaactgtggaCTTCATTCTATAGAGCACGTGTTTCATAACcaaccaattcaatctattatTGTCATTTGTTTGTAAgcgcaaaaaaacaaaaaaaagcaatcgaaataaaaaataaaaataaaaataaaaaacctcgTCCATTCAAGTGGCATCGATTAAAAGCCTTCATTGGTCAGTGCACTCATTCCACTAGACTTCTCTCATTATCTAAAAAGGGAAAACCAAACATCAATGGAGTCCCCAAGCTGGAGGTGTTTTCTGAACCTTCAAGACCGTCCGAGCttcttcatcgtcttcctcgtcaCCCTTGTCTTCCTCGTCTTTGTCTTGTACCTCACGAGGCCCAAACTATGGTGCAACTGCGAGGTATGCCAAACCTACCTTTCCCTCGGCTGGTCGAAGAAGTATGCCAATCTTTGCGATTGGTACGCTCATCTCCTCCGGAGCTCACCGACCAAGACGGTCCACATACACGTCCTTGGCAACACAATCACGGCCAACCCGGATAACGTCGAGTACATGCTCAAGAAGAGGTTCGAGAACTACCCGAAGGGGAAGCCCTTCTCGACCATCTTGGGAGATTTCCTTGGCCGAGGGATTTTCAATGTCGACGGCGACCTGTGGAAGTTtcagaagaagatggcgaacCTAGAGCTTGATAAGTTCGCGGTACGATCCTACGCGTTCGAGATTGTCAAGTGTGAGATCGAGAACCGGCTCGTGACTCTCTTGTCCTCCGTTGAGGGCGAGAAGGGCGGAGTCCTCGACTTGCAAGATGTGTTCAAAAGATTTTCATTCGACTGCATATGTAGGTTCTCGTTCGGCCTGGACCCGAGATGCCTAGAGCTGTCCTTGCCCATGTCGGAATTCGCTCTTTCCTTCGACTTGGCATCTAAATTGTCCGCTGAACGAGCCATGGAGGCATCACCTTTAGTGTGGAAGATCAAAAGGGCGTTCAATTTGGGGAGTGAGAAGAGACTAAAGGAAGCAATTAACATGATCAACATTCTCGCTCTCGAAGTCATAAGGCAAAAGCGCAAGGTTGGATTCTCTAACCACAGAGATCTCCTATCCCGCTTCATGCGCAAAGTGAGCGACGAGACATACCTGAGGGACATCATCGTGAGCTTTCTTCTAGCTGGCCGCGACACAGTCGCGTCGGCCCTGACCAGCTTCTTTTGGCTGATGGCCAAGAACCCTCGAGTGAGATCGAAAATCCATGCCGAGCTGGATCGTGTGATGGGCGATCAAGAGCTGGTGAGCTACGATCAAATCCGGGAACTCCCTTACTTGCAAGCTGCGATTTATGAGAGCATGAGGCTCTATCCTCCCATACAGTTCGATTCAAAATTTTGCGAGAAAGATGATATCTTGCCCGACGGGACATTTGTGAAGAGAGGCACGAGGGTTACTTACCACCCGTACGCGATGGGTCGGATCGAGGATATATGGGGTCTGGATTGCTCGGAGTACAAGCCGGAGAGGTGGCTGAACAACGGCATCTTCTTCGCAGAGAACCCGTACAAGTATCCGGTCTTCCAAGCCGGGCTTAGGGTTTGTCTGGGGAAAGAAATGGCTCTCTTGGAGCTGAAAAGCGTGGCGGTCTCGTTGCTGCGGAGATTCCAGATAGAGCTGGTGACCCCAGACCAAGTGATCCAATTCTCTCCGGGGCTCACTGCCACCATCGGCGGGGGTCTTCCGGTCGTTATACGAGGAATCTGAAGCCCCACAAGCAGACATCGCAGGTTCGTCCCGTTTGGGTTGCTAACTTCCTCTTCCCATAAGCCGAGGGGAGGGgcgggggggggcggggggggtgGGGGCGGGGGCGGGCAATAGATTACTATGTTTGTGCAAATACCATGTGATATTTCCTCTTTTGTTGCATCTACATGGCACGCGTTTGTAGCCTATGGTGCGAATTTGATAAATACGCTTGTGGGTGTTcctatttttttccccccttccgACGTACCTATTAGAATTTGATGGGTGTcatccaagaaaagaaaggcGGAAGTGGTGGTCCGAAATTGGATCTAAATGGTCTTCAAGGACCCCTCCCTCTCTCAAACCCAGATGAACAGAAACGTCTGGCCAGTGTTGGTGGTGCCTTGTGCGTTCTTTCTTGTGGGAAATGATGGGTAATTGACGTTCTTTATTATTGTCGCTttccttgtttttatttttgaagatTCTCGTTATGTGAAGCTCTCGttctttgttgttgttgggGGAGAAGAAAATGTATCCACGTGGGAATCAAGCGAGTGAATCAAACATGTAATCATGCTTATTTCCATGATGGAAACGATTTATTTTTGCTATATACTTTGGATATCTGAATATTTATTCCCTATGCTTTCTTGTGATTTTGATGATTGACGTCCTCTTGGCTATAAAGAAAATATCTGCGTCCATGGAATTATCATAAGCATTGTAGAAGGAAGTGACTGGTGATGTGCAAATGTCAAATGGAACAATCCAAACACAATCTAAGCGTGCGTGTGGGACTTGTTCTTGGTAATAACTCGACAACATGTGGGATCATTGGGACGTTGGTCCAACCAATGCTGGCTTAATTATCCTTCGTTAGCTTCGTTTATGCAATCCAATCAACATTAGTAAGAAGTTAAGAGAATGGGTGAGGTTTTATCCCCCAAGTTAGATTTTTCGTCTTCGATTATCTAATCACGAGGTTGTAGGTTTCAAAAGTATGTTGGTGATGGTTACGATACTCCTAAGGGACGACGGTTTGTGTTTagatgtcgtcttcttcttcttttggtcaaaatttagatgtcatctTCGAGCTTTACAATGTTGTCAAGTTGTATCATGGAAAAACACGGTATATTTCTGTTAGTTAGGCAACAAAAACTTGTGTGCGTTAAATACCACTTTCTGGTTTGTCGATAATCGTTTTAAAACTCGCCAGATTCATATTAAAAGTTGGCTGTTCTTAAAAGTAACATACCCATCACCCAATATATTTTGGAAACCTACACCCTTATATGATTGATAATTGGACAAATAGAGGCGAAAAATCTAGCTTATGAAGATGTAAAGCTGCCTCTTTATTCAGCCAATGACTCCGACTCTATGAAAGTGTCATTTAGTCAAAGGCAAGACAATGGCGCTACATTTGGTCATCTAGATTTCTAGCCATGATAGAATTGGATAAGACAGGATATGAAATACATGAATTTTGTTATATCATTTCCACTATTTGGTGAATCACAATAATAAAAGCGGATATTTTCACATCTTATTTTGTCCATTGATGGATATGAACGGCATATTAGTGTAAATGAACTTAAAAGTTGCACAAACGGAAATGATAAAAATCTCTCATGACACTTttgcctacttcatttttattacttatttttttgttatttttccttctcttttacacttctttttttatttcttttttccccttccatcattctctaataaaattttattaaatagtaGACTCTACTAATATTCCAAAAATGCTGAAATACATAAAATATTTaacaaatataaatttaaataatatataatgaatttacattatgagaaagaaataaatttgaatatataaataaaaataggaataaattataatgaaattgttgttatactttttttaattttttattagaaatcaaatattattcatattctaaaactatttcaattttgttaatttaagaAACTTATtattagaaaagaaataatttttacaCTATGGATATTAAAAATTCTATCCATCTTTATCCCATCTTTCCCATGGGATTATTTTATCCTAGCTGTATCCATATTATATCCCACTTTGTTCTGTCCCGGACAGGACATGTACCAAACACGGGGATAgaataaattttatcctatcctgaATTTTATCCCGACTACCAAACGTAACCTAGAAGTAGGGCTGGTAATTTGCGTGTGCCTATCGTGTTCATGTCTGTTAATATTTCCCGTCACTATCACTCTGTGGTTTTATTAAATATTAAGTGAAAATGTGTCAATTTGTGTCAGTTTCAAGTTTAGCCTTGCTGTATCGTGGCAGATTTGGATTTCTCTTCGTATCGAGTTCAAGTCATGTGAGGCATTGTGGTCCATAACCGGGACCCTATCCTGCAAATCCAGGTTTTCATTTTTCCGAGCTTAAGAACCCAACTAAGAAAAACAATTCTGGGCTTAGAAGTCGAATCGGTCATACTTAGTTATTTCTATCAAAACAAGAATTAGCACAAAAACTCCACAAAGTgtagaaaaacataaaatgtgCCAAAAACAGTCGGGCACGCATAACAAAGGACCCTAAAAACGAAAAGGCAATAAAAATCGCGTTTGGTGTGGAGTCTATTTGCACGGATCCATTTCATATAGAGACATGTCGAGATGGAATCTCTTTGCTGCTTGAAATCCACCACGTACGATTTGTGCCACCCAACATCCCAGGAACGACCTGTTTGTTTTCTTCTAACACTGTTCGCGCTCGATTTGTCCTCGTTCTGGCACGTTCCACCTGGTCGGACGTACTCGTGCATAGTCTCATTCTTTCCGAACGCAAGGTTCCCTCCAAGATCACGTACATAAATTTAGATTTAGAACACCAAATTATCAAACTTGAATGCATACTTTGATTTGAGTTGTTCGGTGCTACCGGTGTTGGCGATGAagctaaaattattattaagagcttttatctctttctttttttctttttcctttttttttttcgcttctaGGTTAAAAGCTATACCTCTTATAGATTTAGAACACCAAATTATCAAACTTGAATGCATACTTTGATTTGAGTTGCTCGGTCCTACCGGTGTTGGCGGTGAAGCTAAAATTATCATTAAGagcttttatctttttctttttctttttctttttctttttctttttggcttctaGGTTAAAAGCTATACCTCTTATTTTAGCGATGTGGAAGTAGTAGCCATCAATAGGAGAAAAAAGAATCGCAAAGTAGcgaataaagagaaaaaagaaaaagagaggccgTAACAACTCTGAGTGTTctcaatctttttcttttgacccGATCTCGTGAGAATATCATTAATCGTATTATTGCTTTCTCAAAAACTATTGGATTCCCTGAATACCTCTACGCGGAGACATAGCCCAAGTTTGGGTTGTTGGAAAATAACccataattgattttgaagttgataaaacaaTCCATGTTCTCTTATATataagttaatgcaatgaaatacttattttacAGATTGTCCAAAGATGTAAGTTACACAAGATTTAACCTAGTACAAAATGCTTAGACAATGTTCTGAAGGGCTTAGACGCTGTATAGAGCTCGGACATTGAGCGGGGAGCTTAAACGTCACGTGCAACGATCAGAATATCAAGAGATATCTATGAGATGATTTGATTAATGTATTACATTATCACAACAGCTAGTAAATCAAGCTAGATCCTTTTTGGAGATTCTCAAtcttgaagatcaatcaaggacgtAAATTAATGGAGATAAGGATAACTCATctaatgaagaactctatcAATGGAAACttaggatcataattgtatgggcaatttgatccaaTAGAAGATTCTTTTCTTTGTCGACCTCAACGGATACGAGGTCTTTTTGATACTGTCTTATCCAAGCGGGGAAGTTTGGAGAGTGATCCTTGGACACCTTGCAACCGATAGTTGGAGGTGGAGAAGTATAAAAGGACATCTCaaagttgaagaaaaaaaagtggacAAGGGAGCAGAATTTTAAATTCCAAGATCGAGAGAGCTTCACATTTTTTACATACCTTTTTATCTGAATATTATAATACTTAGAGGAAAACATTCGAGTGTGTGAGTGTTAGGCGGGAAGTCTTTCAACTCTAGAGCTATCACTAAGTTGTAACTTCTAAACTATTTACCAGTGGAATAT is a genomic window containing:
- the LOC115742355 gene encoding cytochrome P450 94C1-like, which codes for MESPSWRCFLNLQDRPSFFIVFLVTLVFLVFVLYLTRPKLWCNCEVCQTYLSLGWSKKYANLCDWYAHLLRSSPTKTVHIHVLGNTITANPDNVEYMLKKRFENYPKGKPFSTILGDFLGRGIFNVDGDLWKFQKKMANLELDKFAVRSYAFEIVKCEIENRLVTLLSSVEGEKGGVLDLQDVFKRFSFDCICRFSFGLDPRCLELSLPMSEFALSFDLASKLSAERAMEASPLVWKIKRAFNLGSEKRLKEAINMINILALEVIRQKRKVGFSNHRDLLSRFMRKVSDETYLRDIIVSFLLAGRDTVASALTSFFWLMAKNPRVRSKIHAELDRVMGDQELVSYDQIRELPYLQAAIYESMRLYPPIQFDSKFCEKDDILPDGTFVKRGTRVTYHPYAMGRIEDIWGLDCSEYKPERWLNNGIFFAENPYKYPVFQAGLRVCLGKEMALLELKSVAVSLLRRFQIELVTPDQVIQFSPGLTATIGGGLPVVIRGI